A window of Excalfactoria chinensis isolate bCotChi1 chromosome Z, bCotChi1.hap2, whole genome shotgun sequence contains these coding sequences:
- the SERINC5 gene encoding serine incorporator 5 — translation MSAPCCAGQLACCCGTAACALCCKCCPKIKQSTSTRFMYALYFILVTIICCVMMSTTVANEMKTHFPFYEQMCKGIQAGEMCEKLVGYSAVYKVCFGMACFFFLFCLFTIKINNSKSCRAYVHNGFWFLKLLLLAAMCSGAFFIPDQDTFLNAWRYVGATGGFLFIAIQLILLVEFAHKWNKNWTASANHKQMWSGLLALVTLILYSVAVGALVLMALFYTRSEGCLSNKILIGVNGGLCLFVSLVAISPCVQNRQPHSGLLQSGVISCYVMYLTFSALSSKPSETILDENNQNITICVPEFSQGLHGDENLVTGLGTTILFGCILYSCLTSTTRASSETLRGIYAAPETEVARCCFCCALDGDADAEEHVEKRGGQTVIYDEKKGTVYSYTFFHFVFFLASLYVMMTVTHWFHYESAQIEKFFTGTWSIFWIKMVSCWFCVFLYLCTLIAPLCCPTREFSV, via the exons ATGTCCGCGCCCTGCTGCGCCGGCCAG TTGGCCTGCTGCTGTGGTACTGCTGCCTGTGCCTTGTGCTGCAAATGCTGCCCCAAGATAAAGCAGTCAACAAGCACACGCTTCATGTACGCTCTCTACTTCATCCTGGTGACTATTATCTGCTGTGTCATGATGTCAACAACAGTAgctaatgaaatgaaaacacac tttcccttCTATGAGCAGATGTGCAAGGGCATTCAGGCGGGTGAGATGTGTGAGAAGTTGGTGGGATACTCTGCAGTGTACAAAGTCTGTTTTGGAATGgcctgtttcttctttctcttctgcttgtttACCATCAAaattaacaacagcaaaagctgCCGAGCATATGTTCATAACGG ATTCTGGTTTTTAAAGCTTCTACTTCTGGCTGCAATGTGCTCAGGAGCTTTCTTCATTCCTGATCAGGACACTTTCCTCAATG CCTGGCGCTATGTAGGAGCCACAGGAGGTTTCCTTTTCATTGCCATTCAGCTCATCCTGCTTGTTGAGTTTGCGCacaaatggaataaaaattG GACTGCAAGTGCAAATCACAAGCAGATGTGGAGTGGTTTGCTCGCTCTGGTCACGCTCATCTTGTACTCTGTTGCTGTGGGAGCCCTGGTCCTCATGGCTCTTTTCTACACGCGTTCAGAGGGCTGCTTGTCTAACAAGATCCTAATCGGTGTCAATGGTGGCCTGTGCCTCTTTGTGTCGCTGGTAGCCATATCACCCTGTGTCCAGAATC GCCAGCCCCATTCTGGTTTGCTGCAATCAGGAGTAATCAGCTGCTACGTCATGTACCTCACTTTCTCAGCACTATCCAGCAAGCCCTCAGAAACCA tcCTGGATGAAAACAATCAGAACATCACGATATGTGTGCCTGAATTTAGCCAAGGACTACATGGAGATGAAAACCTGGTTACAGGCCTGGGTACTACCATTCTCTTTGGCTGCATTTTATATTCTTG TTTGACCTCAACAACACGTGCAAGCTCTGAGACTTTGAGGGGAATATATGCAGCACCTGAAACCGAA GTAGCCcgttgctgcttttgctgcgCGCTTGATGGAGACG CTGATGCTGAGGAGCATGTTGAAAAAAGGGGAGGCCAGACCGTGATTTatgatgaaaagaaaggcacagTGTACAGCTATACCTTCttccactttgttttcttcctggcttCACTCTACGTAATGATGACAGTAACTCACTGGTTCCA CTATGAAAGTGCCCAGATTGAGAAATTCTTCACTGGAACCTGGTCCATCTTCTGGATTAAGATGGTCTCCTGTTGGTTTTGTGTCTTTCTCTATTTATGTACTCTTATTGCTCCGCTCTGTTGCCCAACCAGAGAGTTCTCAGTGTGA